From Macaca mulatta isolate MMU2019108-1 chromosome 1, T2T-MMU8v2.0, whole genome shotgun sequence, the proteins below share one genomic window:
- the OR2C3 gene encoding olfactory receptor 2C3, producing MPGMPCALPTGGLLPHPQHTMMEIANVSSPEVFVLLGFSARPSLEAVLFIVVLGFYVVSILGNGIIILVSRMDVHLHTPMYFFLANLSFLDISFTTSIVPQLLANLWGPQKTISYGGCVVQFCISHWLGATECVLLATMSYDRYAAICRPLHYIVIMHPQFCLGLALASWLGGLTTSMVGSTLTMLLPLCGNNHIDHFFCEMPLIMQLACVDISLNEMEMYLASFVFVVLPLGLILVSYGHIARAVLKIRSAEGRRKALNTCSSHVAVVSLFYGSIILMYLQPAKSTSHEQGKFIALFYTVVTPALNPFIYTLRNTEVKSALRHTVLENCCGSAGKRAQI from the coding sequence ATGCCCGGTATGCCCTGTGCTCTTCCCACAGGTGGCCTTTTGCCCCACCCCCAGCATACAATGATGGAAATAGCCAATGTGAGTTCTCCAGAAGTCTTTGTCCTCCTGGGCTTCTCTGCACGACCCTCACTAGAAGCTGTCCTCTTCATAGTTGTCTTGGGTTTTTACGTGGTATCGATCTTGGGCAATGGCATCATCATTCTGGTCTCCCGTATGGATGTGCACCTCCACACGCCTATGTACTTCTTTCTTGCCAACCTCTCCTTCCTGGACATCAGTTTCACCACGAGCATTGTCCCACAGCTTCTGGCCAACCTCTGGGGACCACAAAAAACCATAAGCTATGGAGGGTGTGTGGTCCAGTTCTGTATCTCCCATTGGCTGGGGGCAACCGAGTGTGTCCTGCTGGCCACCATGTCCTATGACCGCTACGCTGCCATCTGCAGGCCACTCCATTACATTGTCATTATGCATCCACAGTTTTGCCTTGGGCTAGCTTTGGCCTCCTGGCTGGGAGGTCTGACCACCAGCATGGTGGGCTCCACTCTCACCATGCTCCTACCGCTGTGTGGGAACAATCACATCGACCACTTCTTTTGTGAGATGCCCCTCATTATGCAACTGGCTTGTGTGGATATCAGCCTCAATGAGATGGAGATGTACCTGGCCAGCTTTGTCTTTGTTGTCCTCCCTCTGGGGCTCATCCTGGTCTCTTACGGCCATATTGCCCGGGCTGTGTTGAAGATCAGGTCAGCAGAAGGGCGGAGAAAGGCACTCAACACCTGTTCTTCCCACGTGGCCGTGGTGTCTCTGTTTTATGGGAGCATCATCTTAATGTATCTCCAGCCAGCCAAGAGCACCTCCCATGAGCAGGGCAAGTTCATAGCTCTCTTCTACACCGTAGTCACTCCTGCGCTGAACCCATTTATTTACACCCTGAGGAACACAGAGGTGAAGAGCGCCCTCCGACACACTGTGTTAGAGAACTGCTGTGGCTCTGCAGGCAAGCGGGCCCAAATTTAG